In a single window of the Zea mays cultivar B73 chromosome 5, Zm-B73-REFERENCE-NAM-5.0, whole genome shotgun sequence genome:
- the LOC100304290 gene encoding uncharacterized protein LOC100304290 — protein MLAELLSNGCSRVSPSPVSLPVSISARELLYRAQQPPFCATRPRPTHTQSVAGTPSALMSFFFVNIHQPAPILATNHTRPDPRLPGTSRPSLCPTPRSTWPHARLLVVQSIQASTSTYAPLLLTWTEAAKLSNSIAPLRSGRALLGFSGARAVHRPSPLTGILHSSPYHADALPYLAVRRGRQWPSSMPHLLRSHVARSNCASLPLFCPWKSAPPGRTSPAMSCTPSRSVVAAHTSFVGHHGHALQLRFFPSVGRHSQHSASGLRAPKPTSFISLKLRPFVLDVKPEPNVIAVSQLSSQNLVMIC, from the exons ATGCTCGCCGAGCTGCTCTCAAATGGCTGCTCACGAGTTTCCCCCAGCCCCGTCAGCTTGCCGGTCTCCATCTCAGCGCGTGAGCTCCTCTACAGGGCTCAACAGCCGCCGTTCTGCGCCACTAGACCACGCCCAACGCATACGCAGTCCGTCGCTGGGACTCCATCAGCGCTGATGTCGTTCTTCTTCGTCAACATCCACCAGCCAGCGCCCATCCTCGCCACCAACCACACTCGCCCGGATCCGCGACTCCCTGGTACCAGCCGACCGTCCCTGTGCCCCACGCCCAGATCGACCTGGCCCCATGCTCGACTGCTCGTTGTCCAATCCATCCAGGCATCAACGTCGACATATGCTCCTCTGCTGCTCACCTGGACTGAAGCTGCCAAGCTGTCGAACTCCATCGCGCCCCTCCGTTCAGGCCGCGCCCTGCTCGGCTTCTCTGGTGCACGCGCAGTTCATCGGCCAAGTCCCCTCACCGGCATCCTCCACAGCTCGCCCTACCACGCCGATGCCCTTCCCTATTTAGCCGTTCGTCGAGGTCGCCAATGGCCTTCATCAATGCCGCACCTGCTCCGATCTCATGTAGCTCGGTCCAACTGTGCATCGCTACCACTCTTCTGTCCATGGAAATCTGCTCCACCGGGCCGCACCTCACCTGCGATGTCGTGCACACCAAGCCGAAGTGTCGTCGCTGCTCATACTTCGTTTGTCGGTCACCATGGGCATGCCCTACAGTTGCGTTTCTTCCCCAGCGTTGGCCGCCATTCACAGCACTCGGCCTCAGGTCTTCGAGCTCCCAAGCCGACCTCCTTCATTAGTCTCAAGCTCCGCCCCTTCGTGCTCGACGTAAAGCCTGAACCGAATGTCATCGCCGTTTCGCAATTGTCAAGTCAAAATTTAGTCATG ATTTGCTAG